A DNA window from Hydractinia symbiolongicarpus strain clone_291-10 chromosome 6, HSymV2.1, whole genome shotgun sequence contains the following coding sequences:
- the LOC130648221 gene encoding glutamate receptor ionotropic, NMDA 2B-like — translation MSWLILFTVNDTKAAVAMCVRFLAQKYHFFNGSQCVTLKNSDPQASKIYHKNFNQESETVHKLYKQSYNGCYKGCVMATRDKIYKLMPGSDVAYACLNFRLSYARDCVNQTFLLSVLLLSGYCIVCVKTSSSALEFTYCDYFRAYDKSNQQEHTASYHTRNSEELKSIMKDFSITRLLIIAYRDCNSTIISTLRSNLKKSKLKCTCNSMYKDQVLSNLPQLLEGTEIVLLLLSALDANVVLERMLHYEIKEVLILTTGIPVQVLRGMEMMYSKFNLINLPNSEDNDIVLDTENGAEFLQESDLNNIFEILPMFNTTYDGKKSSYSRIPLLKETWRVASIQYAPYCIVLPFQPVNDICVVGVPCLVPDTPENDTKWNDACCSGMAVDLLKLISNEWKVKFELYIAEDGLFGGFNNGTWDGIINKVYSDNADIGIQGITPTAERSKVVDFSESFQYTYISIIRRTTLEKLSFINYEFLEPLDNILLVVIIISSILLHIMLFLFENVSVRLLKTGERFAWRDVFSYTTGLIFQRDIGGRNPVSSHGRLSALSFAVCMTVIMSTYTAKLTANGINNQETDDFLGIIDPKVGSYPVGESSLSILKPTAAFTFGTVKSTSLESFFQHHSSNRFRRVYHFMKPYSVSSEEEGVKAVLSGKLDAFITESALVLAVTSRAKYCFTTQTFIDDKYESELAFAVQKNSSILKKISLAMLKFKENGEINRLTKQWFYQPECQSFDKNNQTFGLEYFGGLVVVFAVSFLVCLGILAIEHAYSCNINSKNVSKTNSEPSEDVKFLETNV, via the exons ATGAGCTGGTTAATATTATTTACTGTAAATGATACAAAAGCTGCAGTAGCTATGTGTGTTCGATTTCTGGCACAAAAGTACCACTTCTTCAATGGTTCTCAATGTGTTACTCTTAAAAATTCTGATCCGCAAGCGAGTAAGATatatcataaaaattttaatcaagAATCAGAGACTGTACACAAATTATATAAACAATCGTATAATGGCTGTTATAAAGGTTGTGTAATGGCGACAAGAGACAAAATTTACAAATTAATGCCAG GATCAGATGTTGCGTATGCATGTT TGAATTTCCGGTTAAGTTATGCCAGAGACTGCGTGAATCAaacctttctgcttagcgttctgCTTCTGAGCGGCT ATTGCATTGTTTGTGTAAAGACATCTTCATCAGCACTCGAATTTACTTATTGTGATTATTTTAGAGCTTAC GACAAAAGTAATCAGCAGGAACATACTGCATCTTATCATACAAGGAATAGTGAGGAGTTGAAAAGCATTATGAAGGATTTTTCCATAACACGGTTGTTGATTATCGCATACAGAGATTGTAATAGCACAATTATAAGCACATTACGTTCCAACTTGAAGAAAAGTAAGCTGAAATGTACCTGTAATTCAATGTATAAGGATCAAGTACTAAGTAATTTACCACAGCTTCTTGAAGGAACTGAGATAGTGTTGCTTCTATTATCTGCACTGGATGCTAATGTAGTATTAGAGAGAATGTTGCACtatgaaataaaagaagttttaattcTTACAACAGGCATACCAGTACAGGTCCTTAGAGGAATGGAAATGATGTACAGCAAATTTAACTTGATTAATCTTCCAAACAGCGAGGATAATGATATAGTATTAGATACCGAAAATGGTGCAGAGTTTCTACAGGAATCTGACTTAAATAATAT atttgaAATCTTACCAATGTTCAATACAACCTACGACGGAAAGAAAAGTTCTTACTCACGAATACCACTTCTGAAAGAGACGTGGAGGGTTGCAAGCATTCAGTATGCTCCGTATTGCATTGTGCTGCCATTTCAGCCAGTGAATGACATTTGCGTAGTTGGTGTACCATGTCTTGTTCCTGACACACCTGAAAATGATACAAAATGGAATGATGCTTGCTGCTCCGGTATGGCAGTGGATCTACTAAAGTTAATTTCTAATGAATGGAAGGTTAAGTTTGAACTTTATATAGCAGAGGATGGATTATTTGGAGGCTTCAATAATGGCACATGGGATGGAATTATCAATAAGGTTTATTCTGACAACGCAGATATTGGCATACAAGGAATTACACCAACTGCTGAAAGAAGTAAGGTTGTTGATTTTTCAGAAAGCTTTCAATACACTTATATTTCCATAATCCGGCGAACTACACTGGAAAAGTTATCGTTCATCAACTATGAGTTTTTAGAACCTCTGGATAATATTCTACTCGTGGTGATAATTATTTCCAGCATACTACTTCAcattatgttgtttttatttgagaATGTTAGTGTCCGTCTTTTAAAGACAGGAGAACGTTTTGCATGGAGAGACGTGTTCTCATATACAACAGGTTTAATATTCCAACGCGATATTGGAGGACGAAATCCCGTTAGCAGCCATGGAAGGCTATCAGCGTTGTCTTTTGCTGTCTGCATGACTGTCATAATGTCAACGTACACCGCAAAATTAACGGCAAATGGAATCAATAACCAGGAAACGGACGACTTTTTGGGAATAATCGATCCAAAG GTTGGTTCATATCCTGTTGGCGAGTCTTCACTTTCA ATCTTAAAACCAACCGCAGCGTTCACGTTCGGAACAGTGAAAAGCACAAGTTTAGAAAGCTTCTTTCAACATCACTCTTCAAATAGGTTTCGGAGGGTCTATCACTTCATGAAACCGTATTCTGTCAGCAGTGAAGAAGAAGGTGTGAAAGCTGTACTATCAGG AAAACTTGATGCATTTATCACAGAAAGTGCACTTGTTTTAGCTGTTACTTCACGGGCTAAATATTGTTTCACAACACAAACATTTATTGATGATAAATACGAAAGCGAGCTGGCATTTGCTGTACAGAAGAAttcatcaattttaaaaaaaatatctttagcAATGTTAAAGTTTAAAGAGAACGGTGAAATTAACCGATTGACAAAACAATGGTTTTACCAACCAGAATGTCAATCGTTTGACAAAAACAACCAAACATTTGGATTGGAATATTTTGGTGGTTTAGTAGTTGTTTTTGCAGTCTCTTTTCTCGTGTGTCTTGGTATACTTGCAATTGAGCATGCTTACAGCTGCAACATAAACAGTAAAAATGTTTCCAAAACAAACAGTGAACCTTCCGAAGATGTGAAGTTTTTAGAGACTAACGTTTAA